The following proteins are encoded in a genomic region of Mobula hypostoma chromosome 25, sMobHyp1.1, whole genome shotgun sequence:
- the LOC134337660 gene encoding tumor necrosis factor receptor superfamily member 9-like, with the protein MVTAPTRRPAGAAVGTTTLMETSGVPLLLLGVLAAVCAAPELECPAEFLSSHQPEGSPCCSGCRPGFFLKEECSKTSESVCIPCPYGSYSTQWNNVFTCLRCDECGYEGMQYKRNCTARSNAQCECSEGYVCEDSDCRSCITKGGAVTSNPCSSGTFSDTGAEPCRPWTNCTSLGYVEISPGSQMRDTICDYSTKVTPTQRAKESSNKKEVVTAIVAFAGLFLLCLSIGLHIATFRKKRRRDCTLSPDEAQAKLTNTLCEKTNNIRYPEQECGGTPCLDTKNMEHASVDIPSV; encoded by the exons ATGGTGACTGCCCCCACCCGCCGGCCGGCCGGCGCGGCAGTCGGTACAACTACTCTCATGGAGACCAGCGGCGTTCCTTTGCTCCTGCTCGGTGTGCTGGCGGCTGTGTGCGCGGCGCCGGAGCTCGAATGTCCCGCAGAGTTCCTCTCGTCCCATCAACCCGAGGGCAGTCCCTGCTGCTCGGGCTGCCGACCAG GTTTCTTTTTGAAAGAGGAATGTTCTAAGACCTCCGAATCTGTCTGCATACCATGTCCATACGGATCATATTCTACGCAATGGAACAACGTGTTTACCTGTCTCCGCTGTGATGAATGTGGATACG AAGGGATGCAGTATAAGAGAAACTGCACGGCGCGCTCAAATGCCCAGTGTGAATGTAGCGAGGGCTACGTTTGCGAAGACAGCGATTGCAGAAGCTGTATCACAAAAG GTGGAGCTGTGACAAGCAATCCTTGCTCTTCAGGAACATTTTCTGACACAGGAGCTGAGCCATGCCGACCTTGGACCAA TTGCACCAGCCTGGGTTACGTCGAAATATCACCTGGAAGTCAAATGAGAGATACCATCTGTGATTACAGCACAAAGGTAACTCCCACCCAGAGAG CCAAAGAATCTTCTAACAAAAAGGAGGTTGTAACGGCCATTGTGGCTTTCGCTGGCCTCTTCCTGCTTTGCCTGTCCATTGGACTGCACATTGCTACGTTTAGGAAAAAGAGAAGAAGAGATTGTACTCTGTCACCAG ATGAAGCACAAGCAAAACTTACAAATACACTATGTGAAAAAACCAACAATATTCGCTATCCAGAACAGGAATGTGGAGGGACACCTTGCCTAGACACAAAGAACATGGAGCATGCCAGTGTTGACATACCTTCTGTATGA